The DNA region AGAAGCACACCTGCTGTAAGGAGCTGGGGTTTCGAAGGAGGACTGCCTGGAAGTAGCAATAGGGAAGGACTTCTCTGCCATCTCTAGGCCCCGAGGCACTTGGGGCGCAGGAGGAAAAAACAGCAGCATCTTGAGGGGTGGCCAGGGAAGCAGTGCCTACAGGAATGAGCtggtccccctccccactttggcTCCGTGGGGGCACCACCGCCATTCTGAGCAGGACAGCGCTTTCTGTGCTTTATTTACCTGCGTTACACCTGCATTTAGCGGCCTTGTTCCTTCCTGCGAAACACAAATGACACCTCTTGGTCAAGGTTCTACCAGAAACATTCCCACACATTTGCAAACTCTGTGGTGAAGAGTCACTACCTTAGTAAAAGGTTAATGGAACgttcagggaaaaaaagaggcTGAGATGAAACAGGGGACTTTGCTATGACAGACCATGAGTTCCTGAGGTCACAGCGGAAGGTCATGAGAGCAGGAAGGGATGGGAAACGAGCCCTGGTTGGAAGTACAGAGGCTAACAGAGAGGAGAGTCTGAAGGCGATGGACGACCTGCAGGCCTGGACCTCGGGTAAGGTCGAGATGCAGAGGCTGAGTGATGAAGGGTGCCCTGGGAGACGAAGGAGGTAGCAGCTGAAGCCCAGGGGCACTGGGCATACCTGGCGGAGGGGCAGACTCAAAGGGACAACCCAAAGAGACTTGAAGGGGCTGGGAgtgtaaaggaaacaaaagcaggaAGTGATAATCCTGGCATTTGAACCCAAGGTCTCCCCCCCTCCAAAAATGATGCTCAGAGATAAAAGGTAGATGGTAACGAACATAAATTTACCATTCTACTTAAGGAACCCCCAAACCCTAAAAATCCCTGCAGGTTGTTTTAGGGGAGGGTTAGGGATTGGGGTGGAAGGTAACAAGCTTTGGCTTCTTCCATTTTAGCTGGTTTCTGCGTCCAAAATACCCGACCCAGTTTCTCCAGTTCCTCCCGAAACCCCTCCATCCTctgtccctccttctttccttcccctagATGAAGAAGGAGGTGATGTGTGACAACCGTGCAGATAAGCCTCCCTTTACCCCGCCCACAGGACTGGCACCAAGGgcctcctcaccccacccagTCTCTCTTGTTGGCTGCATCTCCCGCCATCCCTGAACCCCACGCTTTGCAGGCATCCTGTTACACTAAACACTGCTCGGCCAAAAGACACACGGGGAGCATTCGGAACTCCTCGCACCTCGCTCCCGCCCGCACGGCTGCCGCAATGCCCCGCCCCACAGCCTTGCCGCCGCTGTCCCTCGGCCTCCAGCTCAGCTCAAAAGTCACCTCTGGTACTGCATGGACCCAGCATCATGTCCAACTCATGGAGATGATCAATAAACACTTTCAGAAAGGAGATAAAGAGAGCTCCCCAATGTCGTCGTTTACCTCTCCCTTGTCCCTCATCGTCTGTACAGTATTCCTAGAACCCTTAAAATACACCTTCAGGAGCCTTAAGGCTCTACTGCAATTGCACTCACAACTCAAAAACCTATCTACTTTACATGCAAAaaccaaaatttttaaaggaattggcaatcctattttttcttattctcttcaCAGTACAATTCACTCTCGTTCAAAAAGCATCACGTAATCTCGGATCAACAGTTttcaaagagagaaggaagaagcgGGGGAGGAAACAGGGAGGAATTATTCCTGTCTAGCCCATCTAAATGTATAACTACGGGCTCatcaaagagaaatcaaaacaaaaagttgTTCCCGGTactaaaacaagaagtaaaatgtCCACTATGATAgcgagaaaagcaaaaataaaataggagtGCTTTTTCTCAATGGGGATTCATCTCCTGCTTCCTGAAAGGGGGCGTGCACTTCAAACCACAAAGTCAAACCTTCACCAGCGTGTGCATTTAGCTAAGCTGAAGCCACACTTCCCAGAAGCCCCTTCCCTGCGTACTCTGAGCCAGCGTGCATGGGGACCTGGAAGCCACAGGCACGCCCACCGACACTGCTGGGCTGGGGGGTGGAGACAgcatccctcccccagctcctccagCCCCCCCAGGCCCTCTGCTTCAGCTTCTCCAGCTCCTGGGCCAGGTGGCCGCTCCTCCAGGGGTTCCCATCGTCaaagctgggggctgggaggtgctGAGAAACCAGCACGGTTCCCGTCCGTCCCCGTGGGGTGGGGTCCAGCTCAGCCTCGCAAGTTCCCGCTCGTCTGTGCTTccttcccacccaccaccccttcccAACCGCCTCCCCGACTGCCTGCCTGAGGGCTTCAGGATCCGGCAGCATACACAGAAGCAAGTGCTCCGCATCCTGTGCAGCCAGCCCCCACATCGCGTACAGTCAAATCCCGGTCATAAAGCACGCGTGcatgtatgtacatgtgtgcGTAACGACAGAGAACCTCTCCTTGATGCAGGCTGCTCAGTGCCCTACTTCTGACTGGGCCCTGTCCTCGCCCCGCCTAGCCCAGCTGTAGCAAGGATCCCACTTAATTAGGTTAGCGAGAGTCCCCCCACCCTTGATATCCGATCACCCTCAATATCTGATCAAGTTCCTCACACCCCCCGCCCTTTGACGTCTAAGTCCTTGGCTTGCCTTCAGCGAGAATCCTGTTAGGCCAACTGTGCCAGAATCCCCCAGCCCGATGTCTCCTCTGAGTAATTTTCTGTCCACTCCCCCCTCCCTTTGCTGTTGGCTCTGAATCCCCACTTGTCTTTGTATTCGGAGGGAGCTCGGTCTCTCTCCCCTACTGCAATAGAGCTGACCCTACTGCAACTGTCTGGAACAGTCTTCCttgccattttaacaagtgtcagGACAATTTCTCTTTAATGGTATGTGTGTACTACGTATGCATGCGTGCATTTAGAACCCTAACTGAACTGCAGTTTTCACAGCTTTGTCATTGTTTTCAAAGCAgtacttcttccttttccataAACAAGGTCCTTTGTGCACCAAAGGCTGCCTTGAAACTGTTTCCAAGCTCACTGAGTGTTTTTTCCTCTGATGAAATACACACATATCACCGTCCCACTGCCAGGGGGCAGTAGCATTGTGCTGAAACGTATCTGCCATCAGCAACTCGAATGGCCACGTGGAAGCAGGCAGTCATTTGGCAGTTAAACGAAAATGTCTCTGTCAAGAGGGGTCAGGGCAAGTGGCTCCCCTTCCCCCATATTAGGAGCTGAGAGGCTAGGGGTCCAAGCTTGTTCTGCCACTGGCTGTGGGGCTGGGACAGGCCGCTTCACCGGGCAGGACGTCGGTGTTCACCCCTGCAACGGGCCTCACTCGGCTGTGGCCTACTGCAGCCGGGCAGCACGGGAACGCAGGGGTGCCGGGGAGGAACGCCAGGACGCCGTCCTCCGGGCGCCCATTCCCGCTTCACGGATGAGATGGGTCACCTGGCAGGCACTGCCACGCCCCAAGCAGCAGAAGGTCTGGGCTGAGCCTCATCCCTCAGCCCAAGCACAGCGGCACCTTCTCTTTCATTCATGCAAGCCTTTCCCTAAAAACTCCTTCCCTTCACCTCCCCCTCACCTGTGTCCGCCACACACCTGCTGAATACCTGCTCATTCTCCAGGGCCCATCTCAAGCACCTATTACCTCCTAATGAAAGCTTTTTCAGCCCTCCCTGGAAGACTCCATGTCTTCCCTCTTCTGGGTTTTCCTTAACCCTAAATCCATACAAGTAAATCATCTGGCCAGAGGCTCTGACAAGGAGTGAGGAGGTGGGTGAGCAGGAGGGATCAATCACCTCATAATTCCTATCAGCCATTCCAtatcacttttaaaatatgaacaaacgccatggtaaaatgttatttaaatgcaCCTTCAAAACAAGTGTCCTAGCATTGCACTCCAACGTCCCCTCCACAACCCCCCTCCCGGAGTACTTCCTGAGCGGTCACCGATCACTGCCACCATCACTCactcattccataaatatttccgGCACACCTACGACTATTTTAGATGCTACAAAGGTACAGTGAGCCAAGCAGAGTCACTGCTTTCTTAGAAAGCACATTCTAGTTAGGGAGGCCCTAGGGCTCTAGGGATTGGACTACTGTGTGCTTGCTGGGACGGAGAAGACCACACAAGGAAGAGTCCGCTCCACTCCCAGACTCTTCTCCACACGACCCAGGGTGGTCGCCAGCAGTTCCTGGGGCTTCACGTTTCTCCCAGCAGAAAAGAGGAAACCCCTCTCTTCCCAGGCAGCTCAGCCCCTCGTCCCGTAACTTAGCCTTGCTGTCCCCGAGGGGCCCGACTCTCCTAGAAGGGGGTTTATCAAGAGAGGAAGTGGAGGGTCAGCCATAAAAACTGCCTGCCCTGAAGAAAAGTCAGGACACGACCAGAAGACGCTgtgagggcgggggtggggaggccacCTGCACAGACCCACCCCAGAAAGGAAGGCGGGAAGGCTGGCCACGTAGAAGGCGGGCCAGAGTGTAGCCGATGTCCTGAGAcaagaaaacaccaaaaaacaaaaatcctgacATATTCAGGAAACCAAAGGATGGCCAATGTGGGTCAAATGTAGTGAGCTTCATACTCTCTGTTAAATTCACACATGTTGGTCTGAGCTAATCCTCTGTAATGTTAAATGTATTTCTCAGACTTCCAGCAACAGTTTCAAGTTTCGTATTATGCTAAAGAGATCTATCATAAAATGTCTAAAACAGATTTTCCTGCTACTTTCGGCTTTAGTTCAAAAACAAGTGAAGCACTTTCAGGAAGTGTCTTAACTCTTTCAAACCTGCTGTACACCATCCAGGTATGTTAGGGCACAAGATACATTTCATAGTGTGAGTATCTCTCATAGTAACGGACAGACTTTGGGCAAAGGACTTCATTAGCATCTCAAAGCCTGACAGACCTCAGCACAGTGGCCTGATGCTATCTGCCTCCCAAGAAATGAGAAACAAATGAGGCAAGCTACAGGGAGACTATCAGAAGACTGTAAAAGAGTCTCACATAAAAGAGATACAATTAGTAAACAGGCACACAGAACAAATATCCAAACTTGCAACTTAcccagaaaatacaaattaaaacaataaggcAACATTTTCTACATACTGAATTAGGAGCACTGCTGCCTGAGGTATAATTAGAACAATCCTTTCAGAAGGCAATTTCCAATATGTTTCAACAGCAATAATAGTGTTCAAAATGGCTGACCCAGTAATCCCTCTCCTGACAAAATCTCTCTCCTGCTCAAAAAGCCAAAGCGCTGAAGAGGCTCACCATAGCATTCCCAGTAACAgcgaaaataaaccaaaaaaagaaagaacacaaatGAGAGTATTTATTATTAATGCATTCAACAGGATGTGAGTACTGAAGTGTGCCACTAACCAGCCACAGTGGCTTTAACTAGCCACTAATAGGGCTTCTTTTCAAAGTGATGAATGTTTTAAATTGACTGTGGTTAACAGgtgcacatatctgtgaatacactaaaaaactGAAGGGCACATTTTAAACAGGTGAATTGTGTGGTCTGCGAACTAAATCTCAatcaagttacttttaaaaaaaggaaaagcatttaTTATTAATGCATTCAGCCATATGTGGATGCCAGTACAAGCCACTAGGTGACAGGGACAAGAAAAACAGCAAGTCAGACGGATACCTTCAGAGAGCTTGCAGCCTGAGTGGGGAGCTTGTCAATTAATTGAGCGATCGAAATATAGTGGGTGAAAGTGCTCGATGGGTAAGCACATACTCCAGTGGGAATGTTCCAAAGGAACACAAGGTAGTCTCGAGGGACCAAGAAAGGCTTTGTTGAAAACAACAGAAGTGGTTATCTACACTGAGATGTGAAGGATGAACAAATGTTAgccaaaagaaggaaggaaagtggaaaggaagaagggatgagggagaggaagagaatgaGAAATCCAGGTGGACAcaccacactttctttatccatccatcagtgAATGGACATTGATGGATGCCgctttcactttttggctattatgcgTGACGCCCCCAGGAACACTcacgtacaagtttttatgtgggtGTATGTCTTCAAACCTCTTgagtatacacctaggagtggagttgCAGGATCGTATCGTACTACTGTTGATCGTCCACTTTCCTTCCCAAAATCCCAGGCAACAGAGTCACACAAATCACTGTATCTAACATTCCCCACATAAACCAAACCCTCTTAATGCCACCAGAGCTGGAGAAAGTCCTCCTACCTGAAGCTATTCCTTCTGCTGAGTCTGGTCTGGCAAACACCAATTTGTTCTTCAAGGTCAAGGTCACCTCCCTCATGGAACATTACCCAAACCATTCTCCCACCTCTGAAAAGAACTGTCAATTCCCCCACGATGCTCCCATATCCATCATTTACTATGGACTCCTCTGTAGGCTTAACCGTGGCATCCTCCCCACACCCTATTCTTTTCATGTCAACAGCTGGCCCCAGCAGCCCCGCGAGTACGTGCCTCAGGATGGCCTGTACTCTGGATCCACTGGCAAAGAAGATCTTTAAAGGAGTTCTACTAGCTGAACTTGTGGGCATTTTTGGAgcatattttttgtttaaaaagatgAACGCAAGCCAAGATTTCAGgcaaacaatgagcaagaaatTCCCCTTCATCTTGAAAGTTTATTACAAATCCACTGAACACTCTGGAATGTACGGAATCAGAGAGCAAGATCAAGAAAAGTGGCTGAACAGCAAAAATTAGGAATTTGACCATCAATCAAGGTTTGCCCTCTTTCATAGTATCAGACAAGATTAAAATTCCAAAGTTGACATGGAtggattttagaatatttaaggTTAAATGTAAATTCTAATTAAGTCAGAGGTTTTATTCTTTGGACTAACTGTGAAGAAACTGACGGAAGGTTTGTTTATTATGTTATAAATGCAGTTTTGTTTACTACTCAAAATAAAGtggttcttctttaaaaaaaaaaaaaaaactcccctaTAATTCTGAATAGATAAATCtttcaaaatagataaaatagtaaaacacctatttttaatatttattacatttcttttccattatagtttattacaagatattgagtacatAGTGCCCTGCGCTATACAGTGGGACATTGTTGTCTAATTTattcccctctcctttcccttttggtaaccgtaagttagttttctattgtctatgagtctgtttctgttttgtaaataagttcattaatatttattacatttttaactcACACATTTAAAATCCCATTATCTAAAAATATATTAACTAGAAATactgcttttatccattttcactTTACCTGAAACAATATTCAAACTCTACATCAATGTCTCTGGTACTACTAGAGCCACTTTGGAATAAAATTCgtcataaaaaaacccaaaaaaaaattGGCCCCAGAACCCATCTTGTGAGTTCCCGCGCACTGGCACacaccaggggtgggggggggtggggggaccgaggaggaggggcaggcaaGAACCCCCAGACTGTGCCGCCTCCATCTGCAAACACCAAGACGGGTTTCCGTACAAGGAGAAGGCTACTCCTCTCTTCCATATTTCATTTCAATGCGGTGATATTTAGAAATGTTAATTATCAACTCTGTGAATGGTACCATGAGCTCTCCAGGAGAAAGGTCACCCAATCAATTAAAATACtatcattaaaataataacaaactaCCACACAATCTGTAATATCCTAGttgtacaaatgagaaaatgaagcccaggaagaatTTAATTCCTGATCTGAGGTTAGGGTAATTAGAGGTTGGGGTGAGTGGAAGGAACCCTTGGTCCTCCTGACTTCAGTCCTCTTCTCAGAAGACTCCAATTAaccaaataccatcacacacaGGCCCTTATGAGGCAGCGGTTTGTTCAACAGGGTCAAATATCCCAAGTTTCTCTCCTTCTAGACCCAGTGTCTTCGGATCACTAATTAATATGACCTTAAATAACCACCAAGTTCCTTCTCTCCTGGGGCTTCTGCAGGGAAGACAGGCCGACTAAACACGCACCGGCTCTGTCGGTGCAACGTGAGAAGTGCGTGAGGGGAGAGACCGAACAGCAGGAGGACGGGTCCCCTGGGACTTGTGAAAGGCAGCCTAGAGGAAGTGCAGACCCAGGGGAGTTGGCTGACAAGGTGCAGGCAAGGGGTGAGAGCAAAGGCCCTCTGCGGGAAGAAGATGTGTATCTGCGAGAAAAAAGTCCAGGACGAGGCAGGTGAGGCAGGGGGAGGTGGAAGCGGCTCAGGGAAGGCATGTGCTCCCCTCCCTGGTAGCAGCTGCATCAGCCCCTGGGTGCGTGATTACAGAGACCCAGCTTCTCACCACACAGCGCGGCCATCCCAGTGCCAGAGGCCCCGCTCAGGCCTCATCCCCGAGGCTCTGGGCGGCGTCCTCTCCAGACAGTGCCCTCCACAGGAGATAGGGACCTCGCCACGAGAACCTGTACGACCTTTCGGTGAGGGGGCAGAAGGCCGGCCTGCGGGATGATGCAGGACGGCTCCAGGGtcaccccagcccagggctcccagGGGCCGCCCAGGCCCCTGCAGATTCTGCACCGAGGCCCAGCTTCCCTCTGCCCAACCAGAcctgcctcctcctcttcccctcagTGGGTGTCGATCCCAAGAGCACTTCTAATAAATGCCCCACACATGCGTCACATCCAAGAGTGCTTCCCAGGGGACCCACAGCACACGCTAACCCGGCGGGAGGGACAGGCGGACAGGGCGCTGGGACAGGGGCAGCGGAGGGCTGATTCCCAAGGGCCTGTGCGGCACCCAGGCAGCAGGAGAACACCTGGGGCTCggggtggggcctgggctggAGATAAACGGATTGTGACTGAAACCCAAAAAACACGTGACACCCAGGAACTGTGTGAGAAGAGAAGGTGACGGaggcaaggacctagaagaaagtTGCCCTGACGTGTGGGCAAAGATATGCACGATCCCTCAGAAAGTCAAGACAGATGCTGCCCGCGAGGGGAGCAGTGACCTAAAGGGGCACAAAGGCGTTTGGGGTTCTGGTCTTGTGTCCGACCTGGGTGCCGGGTACCACGTGGTCACTTTGTGAAAACTCACTGAGCAGTGTTCTTGTGAATCGTGCACTTCTGCATATAAATGTTACACTTTGACACTTACATTTTATAAAACGTAGGCAAAGGCAAGGGGAGCCCATGCCGGAGGCTGAGAGCAGCGAGAAGGGCCAGTAGTAGTGAGGGGCCCAGGGAGGTGAGGGCATGGAGGATGGGGCGCCGGGCACACCACCCACCTGATCCTGGGCCGGTGTGGATGGGGGCCAGCACCAAGAGTGCACTCATTCATCTTTCCTGGGAGAAAACTGGAGTTTGAATCCACTCACCTTGATCTGACAAGAAATCCAGCATGGTCTGTAGCAGGAAGGACAAGTGCCTGACAGAGAGAGCAGGGTTCCCCATCCTCCGGGATGCGTAGACCAACTCGTGAAGCAGACGCATCTGGACAGCAGCCCAGCCTCGGTGCATGCCTGCGACAAGACACAGAGCATCAGAGCAGGGCTTCAGGGGGGCGGTGGCAGCAGGGCCAACACATGAGCCCTCTGGAGCCATGTCTAACGTGTAAAACTCGTGATTTCAAGATAATGCCTCAACCACCACGCGCAAAGGGCAACCAAAGCATTTCCCCTGTGTTTATCCTGGAGAAGAACACTCACATGATACGCTTATtcacatgtttttttgtttttttttgtttttaaaaaatgttttatattatatggggttggccaaaaagttcattcgggtttttccacaAGATGTtagagaaaaacccaaacgaaccttttggccaacccaatattttctctcttctgcaaagacacaatttttaaaataacccacTTTGAAATACTTATAATAAGGTTATGACAAAAGATTATGTTTTCAATGGCATGTATTTGAGTTacagcatacttttttttttcaagaaaatactGATATCTGACGAGCCTTCATTATCAACAACCATACAATTAAAAAGCACAGCATTTCTCTAAAGTGTAAGAACAGAAAAGCAGAAAGCTAAACTAGAAAAAAGGTTACCAACAAAACTGTGGCTGCTCCCTCCAACATAACTTAGCATGTTTGAAATTAGAGGTGGAAGGAATCGGTTGCACAGCCAtcgaaaagtatttttttaagatcACGGGATTTTAGAGGTATTTATTCCAAGTCCCTTTTGGCAACAGTTactgcttttaaatattttccaccTTAAAATTCTTCACGAAGATGTG from Eschrichtius robustus isolate mEscRob2 chromosome 17, mEscRob2.pri, whole genome shotgun sequence includes:
- the LOC137751558 gene encoding protein CEBPZOS-like, whose translation is MACTLDPLAKKIFKGVLLAELVGIFGAYFLFKKMNASQDFRQTMSKKFPFILKVYYKSTEHSGMYGIREQDQEKWLNSKN